In Oryza sativa Japonica Group chromosome 2, ASM3414082v1, the following are encoded in one genomic region:
- the LOC4328324 gene encoding uncharacterized protein: protein MGSLRRVVHLVTALNGSANLRHIDTSRFFSRRPPPPFSPSSMAVVTEESSLPEPSMSFYPAPAPPESNGDIGVMLFGRARDRLLVTDQSDSAAIYDAGTHALLAETTPLKPKYWPVSVPVGDDIYLFDLYPRVPCGGRHCFEAVTAVDSSSSSYCSRALPPPPFLFAPGYSPKPIESYTVVGGSEVWISTARAGTYAFDTVSCSWSKQADWPMPFAGLAEYVPEHKLWFGLSSSRRDKHPLCAVDLAAAASPETGPELTNVWMELSVPREWIPVEAFLVHLGSSRFFVARFFQELVEVRCDFSQRFDRFAVFTGVELERTSRGELRMIKHKSERYSIAHKVLCHSVL from the coding sequence ATGGGTTCACTGCGGCGGGTTGTGCACCTGGTGACCGCATTGAACGGCAGCGCCAACCTCCGCCACATCGACACGTCGCGTTTcttctcccgccggccgccgccgccgttcagcCCGTCGTCCATGGCGGTGGTGACGGAGGAATCCTCCTTGCCGGAGCCCTCCATGTCGTTCTACCCAGCTCCGGCCCCGCCGGAGAGCAACGGCGACATCGGGGTGATGCTCTTCGGCCGCGCCCGCGACAGGCTGCTGGTGACGGACCAGTCCGACAGCGCCGCCATCTACGACGCCGGCACGCACGCCCTGCTCGCGGAGACCACCCCGCTGAAACCCAAGTACTGGCCAGTCTCCGTCCCTGTAGGCGACGACATCTACCTCTTCGACCTGTACCCCAGGGTGCCCTGCGGCGGCCGCCATTGCTTCGAGGCTGTCACGGCGGTggattcctcttcttcttcttactgCTCCCgtgcgctcccgccgccgccattcctGTTTGCCCCGGGCTACAGCCCCAAGCCTATCGAGTCCTACACGGTGGTCGGCGGATCGGAGGTGTGGATCTCCACGGCGCGCGCGGGCACCTACGCCTTCGACACGGTTAGCTGCAGCTGGAGCAAGCAGGCCGACTGGCCGATGCCGTTCGCCGGCCTAGCGGAGTACGTCCCCGAGCACAAGCTCTGGTTCGGGCTCTCCTCCTCCAGGAGGGACAAGCACCCGCTCTGCGCCgtggacctcgccgccgccgcctcgccggagacGGGGCCGGAGCTGACCAACGTGTGGATGGAGCTGTCAGTGCCGAGGGAATGGATCCCGGTCGAGGCCTTCCTTGTGCACCTTGGCTCTAGCAGGTTCTTCGTGGCCAGATTCTTCCAAGAGCTAGTCGAGGTGCGCTGCGACTTCTCGCAGCGGTTCGACAGGTTCGCTGTCTTCACCGGCGTTGAGCTGGAGCGCACCTCCCGTGGTGAGCTCCGGATGATCAAGCACAAGTCGGAGCGTTACAGCATCGCTCACAAAGTCCTCTGCCATAGTGTTCTTTGA
- the LOC4328326 gene encoding ribulose bisphosphate carboxylase small subunit, chloroplastic — protein MPMPLPSQVHRCHLLPAPPHSPSLVTLLYSPLLNLFTPPPATTTTLYSGDIMFINTASFVAGAVVASPEQPAKLVRDQRRVVPGSCRARRGAASNGFRTYCMQTWNPFTNRRYEAMSYLPPLSAKSISKEIEFIMSKGWVPCLEFDKEGEIHRSNSRMPGYYDGRYWTLWKLPMFGCSDAAAVLREVEECRREYPDAFIRLIAFDSSRQCQCMSFVVHKPPSAAASPATVAGAE, from the exons ATGCCCATGCCATTGCCATCCCAAGTGCACCGGTGCCACCTTCTCCCAGCGCCACCACACTCTCCATCTCTTGTCACCTTGCTCTACTCTCCCCTTCTTAACCTCTTcacgccaccgccggccaccaccaccactctctACTCCGGCGACATCATGTTCATCAACACGGCCagcttcgtcgccggcgccgtcgtcgcttcGCCGGAGCAGCCGGCCAAGCTTGTCCGGGATCAGAGGAGGGTGGTGCCTGGCTCCTGCAGGGCAAGAAGAGGTGCAGCATCCAATGGCTTCAGAACTTACTGCATGCAG ACATGGAACCCTTTCACCAACAGGAGGTACGAGGCGATGTCTTACCTGCCTCCCCTGAGCGCGAAGTCCATCTCCAAGGAGATCGAGTTCATCATGTCCAAAGGATGGGTCCCTTGCCTCGAGTTTGACAAG GAGGGGGAGATCCACCGGAGCAACAGCCGGATGCCGGGGTACTACGACGGGAGGTACTGGACGCTGTGGAAGCTGCCGATGTTCGGATGCtctgacgcggcggcggtgctccgggAGGTGGAGGAATGCCGGAGGGAGTACCCGGACGCCTTCATCCGCCTCATCGCCTTCGACAGCAGCCGCCAGTGCCAGTGCATGTCCTTCGTCGTCCACaagccgccgtcggccgccgcttcTCCGGCCACGGTCGCCGGAGCTGAATGA
- the LOC4328327 gene encoding VIN3-like protein 2 translates to MDPPYAGVPIDPAKCRLMSVDEKRELVRELSKRPESAPDKLQSWSRREIVEILCADLGRERKYTGLSKQRMLEYLFRVVTGKSSGGGVVEHVQEKEPTPEPNTANHQSPAKRQRKSDNPSRLPIVASSPTTEIPRPASNARFCHNLACRATLNPEDKFCRRCSCCICFKYDDNKDPSLWLFCSSDQPLQKDSCVFSCHLECALKDGRTGIMQSGQCKKLDGGYYCTRCRKQNDLLGSWKKQLVIAKDARRLDVLCHRIFLSHKILVSTEKYLVLHEIVDTAMKKLEAEVGPISGVANMGRGIVSRLAVGAEVQKLCARAIETMESLFCGSPSNLQFQRSRMIPSNFVKFEAITQTSVTVVLDLGPILAQDVTCFNVWHRVAATGSFSSSPTGIILAPLKTLVVTQLVPATSYIFKVVAFSNYKEFGSWEAKMKTSCQKEVDLKGLMPGGSGLDQNNGSPKANSGGQSDPSSEGVDSNNNTAVYADLNKSPESDFEYCENPEILDSDKASHHPNEPTNNSQSMPMVVARVTEVSGLEEAPGLSASALDEEPNSAVQTQLLRESSNSMEQNQRSEVPGSQDASNAPAGNEVVIVPPRYSGSIPPTAPRYMENGKDISGRSLKAKPGDNILQNGSSKPEREPGNSSNKRTSGKCEEIGHKDGCPEASYEYCVKVVRWLECEGYIETNFRVKFLTWYSLRATPHDRKIVSVYVNTLIDDPVSLSGQLADTFSEAIYSKRPPSVRSGFCMELWH, encoded by the exons ATGGATCCACCCTACGCAG GAGTACCTATTGATCCTGCTAAATGCCGATTGATGAGTGTGGATGAAAAGCGGGAACTTGTCCGTGAATTATCGAAGCGGCCAGAAAGTGCTCCTGACAAACTGCAGTCTTGGAGTCGCCGTGAAATTGTAGAGATTCTTTGTGCTGATTTAGGAAGGGAAAGGAAGTACACTGGATTATCGAAGCAGAGAATGTTGGAATATCTCTTCAGAGTTGTGACTGGCAAATCATCTGGTGGTGGCGTTGTGGAGCATGTGCAAGAGAAGGAGCCTACCCCTGAACCCAACACAGCCAACCATCAGTCCCCTGCGAAACGGCAGCGAAAGAGTGACAACCCATCACGACTACCAATTGTTGCAAGCAGTCCAACTACAGAAATACCCAGGCCAGCAAGTAATGCTCGCTTCTGCCACAATTTAGCTTGCAGAGCGACTCTTAATCCAGAAGATAAATTTTGCAGACGCTGTTCATGCTGTATTTGTTTCAAGTACGATGACAATAAGGATCCTAGCCTCTGGTTATTCTGTAGTTCAGATCAACCCTTGCAGAAAGATTCTTGTGTATTTTCGTGCCATCTTGAATGTGCTCTTAAGGATGGAAGAACTGGCATCATGCAGAGTGGGCAGTGCAAGAAACTTGATGGTGGTTATTACTGCACTCGCTGTCGGAAACAGAATGATCTGCTTGG GTCCTGGAAGAAACAACTGGTGATAGCTAAAGATGCTCGCCGGTTGGATGTATTGTGTCATCGGATTTTTTTGAGTCATAAGATTCTTGTCTCCACGGAGAAGTACTTGGTTTTGCATGAAATTGTTGACACAGCGATGAAGAAACTGGAGGCTGAGGTTGGTCCTATATCTGGAGTTGCAAATATGGGTCGTGGAATTGTGAGCCGGCTTGCTGTTGGTGCTGAAGTTCAGAAACTTTGTGCTCGAGCAATAGAAACCATGGAGTCTCTGTTTTGTGGATCTCCTTCTAACTTGCAATTTCAAC GTTCACGGATGATACCATCAAACTTCGTAAAGTTTGAAGCTATAACCCAAACATCTGTCACTGTAGTTTTGGATTTGGGTCCTATACTTGCTCAAGATGTAACATGCTTTAATGTATGGCACAGAGTGGCAGCCACAGGCTCGTTCTCATCAAGTCCAACTGGCATCATACTTGCACCATTAAAAACGTTAGTGGTCACTCAACTTGTGCCAGCTACAAGCTATATATTCAAGGTAGTTGCCTTCAGTAACTACAAGGAGTTTGGATCGTGGGAAGCCAAAATGAAGACAAGCTGTCAGAAGGAAGTTGATCTGAAGGGTTTGATGCCAGGTGGGTCTGGGCTAGACCAAAACAATGGGAGCCCAAAGGCAAACAGTGGTGGTCAGTCTGATCCTTCTTCAGAAGGTGTGGACTCAAATAATAACACTGCGGTGTATGCTGATCTCAATAAATCACCAGAAAGTGATTTTGAATATTGTGAAAATCCTGAGATACTTGATTCAGACAAAGCAAGTCATCACCCCAATGAACCTACAAACAACTCACAGAGTATGCCGATGGTCGTAGCTAGGGTTACGGAGGTATCTGGATTGGAGGAAGCTCCTGGACTCTCAGCATCAGCTTTGGACGAGGAGCCCAATTCAGCAGTTCAAACACAATTACTTAGAGAATCCTCAAATTCAATGGAGCAGAACCAGAGAAGCGAAGTTCCTGGATCACAGGATGCATCAAATGCTCCTGCTGGAAATGAGGTGGTGATTGTTCCACCTCGATATTCTGGCTCTATTCCACCAACTGCACCTAGATATATGGAAAATGGTAAGGATATCAGTGGGAGGAGCTTGAAAGCAAAACCTGGTGATAACATCCTTCAAAATGGCTCTTCCAAGCCTGAAAGGGAACCAGGGAATTCTTCAAATAAAAGAACATCAGGTAAATGTGAGGAAATCGGCCACAAGGATGGATGCCCAGAAGCATCTTATGAGTACTGTGTTAAGGTGGTCAGGTGGCTGGAATGTGAGGGTTACATTGAGACCAACTTCAGAGTGAAGTTTCTGACTTGGTATAGCCTTCGTGCTACCCCTCATGACAGGAAGATAGTCAGCGTCTACGTAAACACTCTTATTGATGATCCTGTTAGCCTTTCTGGCCAGCTTGCTGACACTTTCTCTGAGGCCATCTACAGCAAAAGGCCACCTTCTGTTCGCTCCGGTTTCTGCATGGAACTTtggcattaa
- the LOC4328325 gene encoding U-box domain-containing protein 52: protein MSYPTFHVHPPFPVSARKKEDDGGGGGGKKEAAAAAMRRLAEMDHRAAADGGKVVAAVAVDGDRGSQHALKWAADHVLSLSHPFFLLHVRRKHASLHSAGGKQFSLLHVQDDVAASSPDQMDHHTKDLLLPFQCFCSRRGLQCRETILDGTDVWKVIIDFVLDHKVDKLVLGASSRNAFTRTIWKLDVPTCVTKSAPNFCSVYVISKGKLSSFRLATHANANDTSKEELENISENRPLIAKSEPAPIIHIEGQNSSSALCPGCNPLSPNLSEECTESTSKYYPEDLEAEIRKLKLELKQKNDDMHMWNKLPLGIGDRSENSNASVEHEDEHLQEFTTCSTHSYSERPNAEPSSAVRGPKHKLLKLETSSSDQCRERTIQEFKDHSSQDTVHPILRRLPPKFYSPRNDSKHGCASEKAYNLELKCKSLPRPIETKRLLEGLPTRFQCKIYTTEEVANATDHFSPELKVGEGGYGPVYKATLDNTLVAAKILHSNITQGLKQFQQEVELLNNIRHPNMVHLLGACPEYGCLVYEYMPNGSLEDRLFCRSGTPPLPWQLRFKMAVEIATGLLYLHKMKPEAFVHRDLKPGNILLDKDFVSKISDVGLARIIPRSMDETVTQYRMTDAAGTFCYIDPEYQKTGLVTTKSDVYALGIIYLQMITAKDAMGLAYMVSDALEEGTFEGLLDPNVTGWPVQEAQKFAELSLKCCELRHRDRPDLESVVLPELIRLHTFVASSGDNSSIDQGHQRSVSDKELALENDLAEILNDGLVKGASFAA from the exons atgTCGTACCCCACGTTCCACGTCCACCCGCCGTTCCCGGTGTcggcgaggaagaaggaggatgacggcggcggcggcggcggcaagaaggaggcggcggccgccgcgatgAGGCGGCTGGCGGAGATGGACCACCGCGCGGCAGCCGACGGCGggaaggtggtggcggccgTGGCCGTCGACGGCGACAGGGGCAGCCAGCACGCGCTCAAGTGGGCGGCCGACCACGTCCTCTCGCTCTCccaccccttcttcctcctccacgtccGCCGCAAGCACGCctccctccactccgccg GGGGAAAGCAATTCTCCCTATTGCACGTGCAGGATGATGTTGCAGCTTCTTCTCCTGATCAAATGGATCATCACACCAAAGATCTGCTGCTCCCATTCCAGTGCTTCTGCAGCAGACGAGGG TTACAATGCAGGGAAACCATTCTTGATGGAACTGATGTGTGGAAAGTTATTATAGATTTTGTCCTTGACCATAAAGTTGACAAATTAGTACTGGGGGCATCATCTAGGAATGCATTTACAAG GACAATATGGAAGTTGGATGTGCCAACATGTGTCACAAAATCTGCACCAAATTTCTGTTCAGTGTATGTTATATCCAAAGGGAAACTATCTTCATTCAGGCTTGCCACCCATGCAAATGCAAATGATACCAGCAAAGAAGAGCTGGAGAATATATCTGAAAATCGGCCGCTAATTGCAAAAA GTGAACCAGCACCAATAATACATATTGAAGGGCAAAATTCATCTAG tGCACTTTGTCCTGGCTGCAACCCTTTATCTCCAAACCTGAGTGAAGAATGTACTGAATCAACTTCTAAATACTACCCA GAAGATTTGGAGGCTGAAATAAGGAAGTTAAAGCTTGAGCTGAAACAGAAAAATGACGATATGCACATGTGGAACAAG TTACCTCTTGGGATCGGAGACAGGAGTGAAAACTCAAATGCAAGTGTTGAACATGAGGATGAACATTTACAAGAATTCACGACATGTTCAACCCATTCCTACAGTGAGAGACCAAATGCAGAACCGAGTTCCGCAGTTCGTGGCCCAAAGCATAAGCTCTTGAAACTCGAAACTTCCTCTTCTGATCAATGCAGAGAGAGAACCATACAGGAATTTAAAGACCATAGTTCCCAGGATACGGTGCATCCGATCTTAAGACGTTTGCCGCCCAAATTTTACTCGCCTAGAAATGATTCTAAGCATGGATGTGCTTCTGAAAAGGCTTACAACCTTGAACTGAAGTGTAAATCTTTGCCAAGGCCAATTGAGACGAAAAGACTACTGGAGGGTCTTCCAACTAGATTCCAATGCAAAATATACACAACAGAAGAGGTTGCAAATGCCACCGATCATTTCTCACCGGAACTGAAGGTAGGGGAAGGAGGTTATGGACCAGTCTATAAAGCTACACTTGACAATACTCTTGTTGCTGCCAAGATTCTCCATTCTAACATAACTCAAGGACTGAAACAGTTTCAACAGGAG GTTGAGTTGTTGAACAACATTCGCCACCCGAATATGGTGCATCTGTTGGGTGCTTGCCCTGAGTATGGCTGTCTGGTGTATGAATACATGCCGAATGGCAGCCTCGAGGACCGTCTCTTCTGCCGGTCAGGCACCCCACCGCTGCCATGGCAGCTCCGTTTCAAGATGGCAGTGGAGATAGCCACTGGCTTGCTCTATCTACACAAGATGAAACCTGAAGCCTTTGTCCACCGTGATCTCAAGCCTGGAAACATCCTCCTTGACAAAGATTTCGTTAGCAAGATCAGCGATGTCGGCCTCGCTCGCATCATTCCCCGGTCGATGGATGAGACGGTCACGCAGTACCGGATGACAGATGCTGCAGGGACCTTCTGCTACATCGATCCTGAGTACCAGAAGACTGGATTGGTCACCACGAAATCCGATGTTTATGCGCTCGGCATCATCTATCTTCAGATGATCACTGCAAAAGATGCAATGGGGCTTGCTTACATGGTCTCTGATGCACTGGAGGAAGGAACATTTGAGGGGCTCTTGGATCCTAATGTCACCGGCTGGCCTGTGCAGGAAGCTCAGAAGTTTGCTGAGCTTTCACTGAAATGCTGTGAACTCCGGCACAGAGACCGTCCTGACTTGGAATCCGTCGTGCTCCCTGAGCTGATCCGTCTTCACACATTCGTTGCATCATCTGGAGATAATTCTTCCATCGACCAAGGCCACCAGCGTTCAGTCAGCGACaag GAGTTGGCTCTGGAAAATGACTTGGCCGAGATTCTGAACGATGGGCTAGTGAAGGGGGCGTCATTTGCAGCATAA